A single genomic interval of Lathyrus oleraceus cultivar Zhongwan6 chromosome 7, CAAS_Psat_ZW6_1.0, whole genome shotgun sequence harbors:
- the LOC127100544 gene encoding probable hydroxyacylglutathione hydrolase 2, chloroplastic, with protein sequence MSDIKGRTGFCMLPDVRQICFRKGLLYGFSRVFSIPLKTLRGASRSLRVDQFCSVVNISSSLMIEVVPCLRDNYAYLLYDVDTGTVGVVDPSEAAPIIDALTKKNLNLTYILNTHHHHDHTDGNAELKERYGAKVIGSNVDKERIPGIDIYLSDGDKWMFAGHEVHIMATPGVTRGHISFYFPGSGAIFTGDTLFSLSCGKIYEGTPEQMLSSLNKIMSLSDDTSIYCGHEYTLNNSKFALSIEPENKELQSYASHVAHLRNKGLPTVPTTLKMEKACNPFLRTWSTEIRQKLNVAATADEAKALGVIRQAEDNF encoded by the exons ATGAGCGATATTAAG GGAAGAACCGGGTTTTGTATGTTGCCAGATGTGAGACAAATTTGCTTTAGAAAAGGGCTTCTATATGGATTTAGTCGAGTCTTTTCGATACCGTTGAAAACACTGCGAGGAGCTAGTCGGTCGCTGAGGGTAGATCAATTCTGCAGTGTTGTGAATATTTCTTCCTCGTTGATGATTGAAGTG GTTCCATGCTTAAGGGACAATTATGCGTATCTTTTATATGATGTGGATACGGGGACGGTCGGTGTTGTTGATCCTTCTGAAGCTGCGCCGATCATAGATGCTTTGACCAAGAAAAATCTAAATTTGACATACATACTGAATACACACCACCATCATGATCACACGGATGGAAATGCAGAGTTGAAAGAAAGGTATGGGGCAAAG GTAATCGGTTCTAATGTAGACAAGGAAAGAATTCCTGGTATTGATATCTATTTGAGTGATGGAGATAAGTGGATGTTTGCTGGTCATGAGGTGCATATAATGGCCACTCCTGGCGTCACCCGAG GTCATATAAGCTTTTATTTTCCTGGATCTGGGGCCATTTTTACAGGAGACACCTTGTTTAGCTTATCTTGTGGCAAAATCTATGAAGGAACCCCGGAACAG ATGCTGTCTTCACTTAACAAGATAATGTCGTTGTCAGATGATACAAGTATATATTGCGGTCATGAATATACGTTG AATAATTCAAAGTTTGCATTATCCATAGAGCCTGAAAACAAAGAACTTCAGTCCTATGCTTCACATGTAGCTCACCTTAGAAATAAAGGCTTGCCCACG GTTCCAACTACACTGAAGATGGAAAAGGCTTGCAACCCATTTCTTCGCACATGGAGCACAGAAATCCGACAAAAACTAAATGTTGCAGCCACAGCAGATGAAGCAAAAGCCCTGGGTGTTATTCGACAAGCAGAGGAtaatttttag